The region AAACTGAGAAAGACCGCACGTTGTCTAAAGTGAAACTTTTCGTTTTGAATGGCTGGCCTGAAAGACATTCAGATGTTGACATTGCACCCTATTTTGTCCGGCGAAATGAGCTGTCTCTAGACTCTGGTTGCATAACCTGGGGCACTAGAGTAGTTATTCCCGAATCTTTGCAGCCAGAAGTGCTACAGCTTTTGCACGAAGGGCACCCTGGTACCACTCGCATGAAAATGCTATCAAGAAGTCACGTGTGGTGGCCGAAGTTGAATGAGCTGGTCGAAGAAACAGTTCGACGCTGTTCAACTTGCCAGCTCAGCCAAAACGCTGCACCCGCCATACCCCTTATGTCATGGGGAAGGCCCGCCAGACGGTGGCAACGAGTGCACCTAGACTTTGCATACTACAAACAAGACTGGTTTTTGGTGCTTGTCGATGCCCATTCTAATTGGGTCGATGTTATACACATGAAATCGACCACGGCGTCGAAGACTGTAGAAAAGCTTCGCACCGTTTTTGCAGCGTTTGGGCTTCCCGAACAGATTGTGACAGATAATGGTCCTCAATTTGTGTCTGACGAATTTGCAGTTTTCCTCAGATCCAATGCTGTGCAACACGTCAAGACACCTCCGTACCATCCGGCTTCGAAtggggcagcagagaggctcgtcCAGACGGTAAAGAAGAACTTGGTACGCCAACTGCGAGACAAGAGGCGCTCGGGGCAAGCCCGAACCATTCAACACCGGCTGGACCAGTTCCTCTTCACATACCACAACACGCCATGCTCCACGACTGGTAAGACTCCTGCACAGAGTTTCCTGTCTTGGGCACCGCGGACGCGTCTCAGCATTTTGCACCCTGAATTAGCCAAGCGGTCAGAGCCTACTCCATCTAGAGATCAAGACAAGGGACAGAAAAAGAATTGGAGGGAATTTGATGCAGGAGAACGAGTCCGGGTGAGAGGTATCCGACCAGGCGACCCGCACTGGTTAGAAGGAACGATTGTTCGCCGTGTCAGCGTTGCAACTTACATAGTCAAGGTGGAAGGCCAGGAGCGATTCATGCATGCTGATGCCATTGTTGATACAAGTACTCCTCTTACTCTACCCAGAACAGTGCGCATCACTGGCGCACCTCTAGCGCAACCTGGTCCGGCGACCCCTGAAGAAACAGAGGAAACTCCTACCGAGGTCCAGGAACCAACTTCGGAAGCTACAGATTCTACCGCCGCTGAAGAACAACCTCCTGAACCTCTGCCACGCCGAAGCACAAGGGTTCGGCGACAGCCTGAAAGATAtggatattaaagaaaataagggAGAAGGAATGCTGTATCTAATAAAAGGAcaaagcgcggtgacgtcactacTGACGCACCGCAACTTGTGCGTATATATTGCCAAGCAAGATGCTGGCTTATCAGATTAAACTGTTCGCCACGAAACGTGTCACAGCTGCCTTCTTGTTCCCGAGCTACAACAATTTCTCTTTCTACTACTTGCATCTTTTCTCGCCCTCACATTTCTCTCTCATATCTTTCTCCTGCTTTCGTTGTTTGGTGCCCTTGGTTACGCTAACTAAGGTGGGGCGTTGCTCCGGGGGTACCATTCGCGGAATGACTGGACTCCATCCTCATAcctgtcatcatcaccatcgttcTTCTTCGCGCTCCCCTGCACacgccttttcctttcttttctgtaTCACATCACATTGATGCTTTCTTTTCGCTTACCTTCCTCCTACTCTTTAAATATTTCACAGCTACAAGCCTTTTCAGCACTTCCTTGACCTCCTTTTCCTGGATTTTGGGCAACCCGCCTACTACCACCTGCCCGCACCTGCCTGGCCTTTGCTTTCGATGGCCTGCCTTGCCGCCTTGGACACCCTTCCTATCTCTCCTACAgcccttcttttttcctttctgtatTTAGTGCCTTTGTGAGCTTTGCTTAATAAATGCCGTCGCGATGCATCCCACCTTGCCAATGCTGACCTTTGAGAAAATCGAGTTTCGTTGCCAACGCTCTCATCTTGGCATTTCGTTCCGCCCCTCTCGCAGTTGTTTTTTTTCTCACCATTGGCTTTTCTTCAAAACTGTTTTGGGTTcataccccttttcatttatgtttCATTGGTTTAAACCTGCGATACCTGTGGTGGTGCGGGTTTCCCTCATTTTTATTTAGGTTGTTTTTATGGATATTTTTTTTTAGGTTGTTGCAATGCCGACAGCGCGTTCCAGCACacccgctctgtgaatgcgtctctctctctcgccctcacagcgcgcaaaacctcttcttcacctcgcaaagcacgagcgtgcgaacacgtcagctgtggacgaagacgacgaggctagaatgcaatcatatggttcgcttaaatgcatgttctgcaagcgtggctgtatagcctcatggttacgacgctcgccttggaacGCTCGCCTTAAGttggaatcccgcctcggcaagaaagtttattttcttttatttcttgatggCTTCTTAATACGAACCAGAAAacacaaattacgactggctttaactgcttcgctgttaataaataattaaaattcAAGGGCACTTAGGTATCCCTACGTGGAGGAATGCAAAAGCATTGCGATGGCCTCGCTCGCGTAGACGTGCGAAGGAACAGGGCGCAGCCACTGACTGAGAAGTCGAAGTCGAAAGTTCATTCATCGGAGCACACGACGGAACtcgccgaaatcaccgcaccgactgggaGCACCCCGACGCACGGCGATATATATATAGACCGGTCACCGATGCGgtctgtctctgtgaccacgttactTGTTCGTCCGTCAGAGCCACTCCTCTTTCATTGGCAGAAGCGCACATGGAGTCGCGTGAGCTTCCACCAAAGGAAGCACCACCTGGCGCGTGGTGTGTCTCTCTGACCACGTGACGTTTTGTGCCCTCTTCGATCGCCGCCGGATTTTCCACTTCTTGAGGAATATAATGCTTTTGCATCAATAAATACGCACAACGAAACTAGAGCGTGCTTTGTTAGCACTTTGGCAGCAACGGCAACTTGCGTCAACACGCTGTCTGTACTTCACTTATGCATTTTACAGTTCGCCGTTGGTGTAGTTAGATTTTCTTCCGTGGAACCCTTTGGATAGTAAACCTGGGCATCTTTCACCTCTTGACTGCAAAGTACTCGTACAGGCGCCGAAATCCGGATTGCCATTACTCTTCGTCACAGGCCACCATAGCGGCATCTGACAGATATCAGCTGGAAAGTGCAGTGAGTGTCTCggttcacttggcagcagcggcaactcGCGTCACACGCTGTCAGAACTTCGCTTTTGTGTTTTACAGGTTAGTACGTTTTTCTACTATTCTGTGTATACTTTTCTGCCGCTGCTAGAAAACAGTTTTATTTCGTAATAGTGCCAAGGACTATGTGCTTAGGACCTGAACTGTTTAAGGATGCCTCGTTGCTATGCCCTCAGGGGTCTCTTTCAGCATGACAGATCCCATTTGATGTGCTGCGAGTGTAACTTCCTGTTCTATGTAGGCGCTTACTCTTGTGTGCCTGAGGATTCGTTCAGCAGTAAGAGATAATT is a window of Dermacentor silvarum isolate Dsil-2018 chromosome 4, BIME_Dsil_1.4, whole genome shotgun sequence DNA encoding:
- the LOC125944826 gene encoding uncharacterized protein K02A2.6-like isoform X2, encoding MKMLSRSHVWWPKLNELVEETVRRCSTCQLSQNAAPAIPLMSWGRPARRWQRVHLDFAYYKQDWFLVLVDAHSNWVDVIHMKSTTASKTVEKLRTVFAAFGLPEQIVTDNGPQFVSDEFAVFLRSNAVQHVKTPPYHPASNGAAERLVQTVKKNLVRQLRDKRRSGQARTIQHRLDQFLFTYHNTPCSTTEQCASLAHL
- the LOC125944826 gene encoding uncharacterized protein K02A2.6-like isoform X1 codes for the protein MPGTCRSSPAALREARRQIFLRSNAVQHVKTPPYHPASNGAAERLVQTVKKNLVRQLRDKRRSGQARTIQHRLDQFLFTYHNTPCSTTGKTPAQSFLSWAPRTRLSILHPELAKRSEPTPSRDQDKGQKKNWREFDAGERVRVRGIRPGDPHWLEGTIVRRVSVATYIVKVEGQERFMHADAIVDTSTPLTLPRTVRITGAPLAQPGPATPEETEETPTEVQEPTSEATDSTAAEEQPPEPLPRRSTRVRRQPERYGY